One region of Bacillus pumilus genomic DNA includes:
- a CDS encoding bifunctional homocysteine S-methyltransferase/methylenetetrahydrofolate reductase yields the protein MGLLQDLQNRVLIADGAMGTLLYSYGIDRCFEELNLSKEDEVRRVHEAYVQAGADIIQTNTYGANYIKLSRYGLEEETKRINTKAVQIAKTAAGSAYVLGTIGGIRTFNKNAYTIEEIKRSFREQLYILLNEQPDGLLLETYYDMEEAKAVLQIARKETTLPIVMNVSMHEQGVLQDGTPLKDGLSELSSLGADVVGINCRLGPYHMIQALEGVPILENSHLSVYPNSSLPSLEEGRLVYDTDNDYFRKSALEFRNQGARIIGGCCGTTPQHIHAMAEAVKDLAPITEKEVKVLKEEIISIQDQRTEPGLDELATKKRTIIVELDPPKKLNFEKFLVAANELKNAGIDALTLADNSLATPRISNVACGALLKQQLDMRSLVHITCRDRNLIGLQSHLMGLDTLGLTDILAITGDPSKIGDFPGATSVYDLTSFDLIRLIKQFNEGLSFSGKPLGKKTNFSVAGAFNPNVRHIDKAVKRLEKKIEYGADYFISQPVYSEEQLVKIHEESRHLDKPIYIGVMPLTSSRNAEFIHHEIPGIKLSDSIRDIMAKAGEDKEKQRAEGLAIARSLLDTACELFNGIYLITPFLRSDLTAELTTYIHQKEKESNTHVNYH from the coding sequence ATGGGCCTATTACAAGACTTACAAAACCGCGTACTGATTGCTGACGGTGCAATGGGAACACTTTTATACTCTTACGGCATTGACCGCTGCTTTGAAGAATTAAATTTATCGAAAGAAGATGAAGTAAGGCGCGTGCACGAAGCATATGTGCAGGCTGGTGCGGACATCATTCAAACAAATACGTACGGCGCAAATTATATTAAACTATCCCGCTACGGCTTAGAGGAAGAAACAAAGCGCATCAATACAAAGGCGGTACAAATCGCAAAAACAGCCGCCGGCTCTGCTTATGTCCTTGGAACGATCGGCGGCATTCGAACGTTTAACAAAAATGCCTATACAATTGAAGAAATTAAACGAAGCTTTAGAGAGCAGCTGTACATTCTATTAAATGAGCAGCCCGATGGATTATTGCTAGAAACGTATTATGACATGGAAGAAGCGAAGGCCGTTCTCCAAATTGCACGAAAAGAAACGACTCTCCCGATTGTCATGAACGTCTCCATGCATGAACAAGGTGTGTTGCAGGATGGAACACCGCTCAAGGATGGTTTATCTGAATTGTCCTCTCTTGGCGCAGACGTCGTTGGCATCAACTGCCGGCTTGGCCCTTATCATATGATTCAGGCACTCGAAGGCGTTCCAATTTTAGAAAATTCCCATTTATCAGTCTATCCCAACAGCAGTCTTCCCTCTCTTGAAGAAGGCAGACTCGTCTATGATACAGATAACGATTATTTTCGAAAAAGTGCACTTGAATTTAGAAATCAAGGCGCACGTATTATCGGCGGCTGCTGCGGAACAACGCCTCAGCATATTCACGCAATGGCTGAAGCGGTCAAGGATTTAGCCCCGATCACTGAAAAAGAAGTGAAAGTATTAAAAGAAGAAATCATTTCGATTCAAGATCAGCGGACTGAACCAGGTCTTGATGAGCTCGCTACGAAAAAACGGACGATTATTGTAGAGCTTGATCCGCCGAAGAAGCTGAACTTCGAAAAATTCCTCGTCGCGGCAAATGAGTTAAAGAATGCAGGCATTGATGCCTTGACATTAGCCGATAATTCTCTTGCGACCCCGCGCATTAGCAATGTGGCTTGCGGGGCATTATTGAAACAGCAGCTTGATATGCGTTCACTCGTCCATATCACGTGCCGTGATCGTAATTTGATTGGGCTTCAGTCCCATTTGATGGGTCTCGACACCCTTGGTTTAACTGATATTTTAGCCATTACAGGCGACCCTTCTAAGATTGGAGATTTTCCAGGTGCAACGTCGGTTTATGATTTAACCTCCTTTGATTTGATTCGGCTGATTAAGCAGTTTAACGAAGGCCTTTCTTTCTCAGGGAAGCCGCTTGGCAAAAAGACCAATTTTTCAGTAGCTGGCGCGTTTAATCCAAATGTTCGTCACATTGATAAAGCGGTCAAACGTCTTGAGAAAAAAATCGAATACGGTGCTGATTATTTTATTTCACAGCCTGTTTATTCTGAGGAACAGCTTGTGAAAATTCATGAGGAGAGCCGTCATTTAGATAAGCCGATTTATATTGGCGTTATGCCGTTAACAAGCAGCCGAAATGCGGAGTTTATTCATCATGAAATTCCAGGCATCAAATTATCTGATTCCATTCGTGACATTATGGCCAAGGCTGGTGAGGATAAAGAGAAGCAGCGAGCAGAAGGCTTAGCGATTGCCCGCTCTTTATTAGATACAGCCTGCGAATTGTTTAACGGCATTTATTTAATTACCCCTTTCCTTCGATCAGACTTAACAGCAGAACTAACCACCTACATTCATCAGAAAGAAAAGGAGTCAAACACCCATGTCAACTATCACTGA
- a CDS encoding YajQ family cyclic di-GMP-binding protein, with translation MAKESSFDIVSKVELPEVQNAVQAALKEIKNRYDFKGSKSDISLEKEELVLISDDDFKLEQLKDVLVSKLIKRNVPTKNIDYGKTEHALGGTVRQRAKLISGIDQDNAKKINALIKQSGIKVKSQFQDDQVRVTGKNKDDLQEVISLMRKADLPIDVQFINFR, from the coding sequence ATGGCAAAAGAAAGCTCATTTGACATTGTATCAAAGGTTGAACTGCCTGAGGTGCAAAACGCCGTTCAAGCAGCGCTGAAGGAAATTAAAAACCGTTATGATTTTAAAGGAAGTAAAAGTGATATTTCTCTTGAAAAAGAGGAGCTCGTGCTCATCTCTGATGATGATTTTAAGCTGGAGCAGCTAAAAGATGTACTTGTGTCAAAGCTGATCAAACGAAATGTTCCAACTAAAAACATCGACTACGGAAAAACCGAGCATGCCCTTGGCGGAACCGTACGCCAGCGCGCGAAGCTGATCAGCGGAATTGATCAAGACAACGCCAAAAAGATCAATGCACTCATTAAGCAATCCGGCATCAAAGTGAAGTCACAGTTTCAAGATGACCAAGTGCGTGTAACAGGAAAAAATAAAGATGATTTACAAGAGGTTATTTCACTTATGCGCAAGGCAGATTTACCGATTGACGTTCAATTTATAAATTTTCGATAA